Proteins encoded in a region of the Variovorax sp. PAMC 28711 genome:
- a CDS encoding TRAP transporter substrate-binding protein, protein MKIGHIAAACLSLALSAGAFAQTAMKISISTAQNSHQGVAIDTFAKEVAARTGGRYKIETFYNGSLGGERESIEAVQLGTQALAFSSTGPVPNFVPETKILDVPFLFRDKAHARAVLDGPIGQDLLGKFDAKGFKALAWGENGFRHMTNSKRDVKEPEDLKGLKMRTMENPVHIAAYKGLGIITTPMAFPEVFTALQQGTVDGQENPLSVILSAKFAQVQKHLSLTGHVYSPCIFVMNKEMFDKLGAADKTAFLEAAKVAVKANRDRVDQDDANGVKMLREQGVTVIENVDKPRFVSVLAPVNAEFEKQFGKANLDKIRNYK, encoded by the coding sequence ATGAAAATCGGCCACATCGCCGCCGCCTGCCTTTCACTCGCACTGAGTGCAGGCGCCTTCGCGCAAACCGCGATGAAGATCAGCATCTCGACCGCCCAGAACTCCCACCAGGGCGTTGCCATCGACACCTTCGCCAAGGAAGTCGCAGCCCGCACCGGCGGCCGCTACAAGATCGAGACCTTCTACAACGGCTCGCTCGGCGGTGAGCGCGAATCCATCGAAGCGGTCCAGCTGGGTACGCAGGCGCTGGCTTTCTCGTCGACGGGCCCGGTGCCCAACTTCGTGCCCGAAACCAAGATCCTCGACGTCCCCTTCCTGTTCCGCGACAAGGCCCACGCCCGCGCGGTGCTCGACGGCCCGATCGGCCAGGACCTGCTTGGCAAGTTCGACGCCAAGGGCTTCAAGGCGCTGGCATGGGGCGAGAACGGCTTCCGCCACATGACCAACAGCAAGCGCGACGTGAAGGAACCGGAGGATCTGAAGGGCCTGAAGATGCGCACCATGGAAAATCCGGTGCATATCGCCGCTTACAAGGGGCTTGGCATCATCACGACGCCAATGGCATTCCCCGAAGTGTTCACCGCGCTCCAGCAGGGCACGGTCGACGGTCAGGAGAATCCGTTGTCCGTGATCCTGTCTGCCAAGTTCGCGCAGGTGCAGAAGCACCTGTCCCTGACCGGCCATGTCTACTCTCCCTGCATCTTCGTCATGAACAAGGAGATGTTCGACAAGCTCGGCGCAGCCGACAAGACGGCCTTCCTCGAAGCCGCCAAGGTGGCCGTGAAGGCCAACCGTGACCGCGTCGACCAGGACGATGCCAATGGCGTGAAGATGTTGCGGGAGCAGGGCGTGACGGTGATCGAGAATGTCGACAAGCCCCGCTTCGTCTCGGTGCTGGCCCCTGTCAACGCAGAGTTCGAGAAGCAGTTCGGCAAGGCCAACCTGGACAAGATTCGCAACTACAAGTGA
- a CDS encoding HNH endonuclease: MTGSWPVSTIDHRNGIKDDNRWDNLRTSLRPKICTTSAERK; the protein is encoded by the coding sequence ATGACAGGGTCATGGCCTGTGAGCACGATTGACCACCGGAACGGCATCAAGGACGACAACCGCTGGGACAACTTGCGGACATCCCTCAGACCGAAAATCTGCACAACCAGCGCAGAGCGAAAGTAG
- a CDS encoding O-methyltransferase, translated as MSGRLHPLTEPRRAGHEGGRPGEWSRIQALHAVSERHRRSHGCEAYTYSDGASLVVLSAAMHALRVLEFGTALGYTACCLAHGSARGHVDTVEFDAAHVALARENIKNLGFQNRITVHEGEFVAVAQTFSADYDLAFFDGFAPTLPQFQCMERLLRPGGMLITTNLQLGGDAALWRQLLSDERRWMTSDMAEGGRTAVSIKTG; from the coding sequence ATGTCCGGTAGGTTGCACCCTCTGACAGAGCCACGGCGCGCTGGCCACGAAGGCGGCCGACCGGGCGAATGGTCGCGCATCCAGGCATTGCACGCGGTCAGCGAACGCCACCGCCGTTCGCACGGTTGCGAGGCCTACACCTATTCCGACGGCGCCAGCCTGGTGGTGTTGTCTGCCGCCATGCACGCGCTGCGTGTTCTGGAGTTTGGAACCGCGTTGGGCTACACCGCCTGTTGTCTGGCGCACGGCAGCGCACGGGGCCACGTCGACACGGTGGAATTCGATGCAGCACACGTGGCGCTGGCCCGCGAGAACATCAAAAACCTGGGGTTTCAAAATCGCATCACGGTGCATGAAGGCGAGTTTGTGGCGGTGGCACAAACCTTCAGCGCAGACTACGACCTTGCCTTTTTCGACGGGTTTGCACCGACGCTTCCGCAGTTTCAATGCATGGAGCGGCTGCTCCGTCCCGGCGGCATGCTGATCACGACCAATCTGCAGCTCGGCGGCGATGCCGCGCTGTGGCGCCAGCTGCTCTCGGATGAACGCCGCTGGATGACCAGTGACATGGCAGAAGGTGGACGTACGGCCGTGAGCATCAAAACCGGGTGA
- a CDS encoding electron transfer flavoprotein-ubiquinone oxidoreductase: MTHDEILAQFGPREAMEYDVVVVGGGPAGLSTAIRLKQLAALNEKEISVVVLEKGSEPGAHILSGAIMDPKALNELLPNWRELGAPLNQPVTDDAMVFLGEKSGLRTPNMFLPACFQNHGNYIISLGTFTKWLAQQAENLGVEIFPGFPAAEVLYNEDGSVRGVATGNLGVGKDGEPTENFQLGMELLGKYTVFAEGARGHLGRQLISKFKLDEGKDPQTYGLGVKEVWEIDPQRHQPGFVLHTAGWPMKSDTYGGAFLYHMEDNKVTLGFITGLDYSNPYLSPFEEMQRWKLHPNIRWYLEGDEAHGIKPAKRIGYGARAITAGGLMSLPKTVFPGGALVGCEAGYLNVSRIKGSHAAIKTGMLAADAAFEAIGAGRQHDELSAYPAAFEKSWLYTELKKARNFKAWFKKGLTVATLMNGIEQWLLKGNIPWTLHRNKPDHLYLKPASECKPIVYPKPDGKLTFDRLSSVFISNTNHEEQQPAHLTLKDPSVPVDINLAKFAGPESRYCPAGVYEFVEAAEGKQRLQINAQNCVHCKTCDIKDPTQNIVWVTPEGGGGPNYVGM; this comes from the coding sequence ATGACCCACGACGAAATCCTCGCCCAGTTCGGCCCTCGCGAAGCCATGGAGTACGACGTGGTCGTGGTCGGTGGCGGGCCCGCCGGCCTGTCGACCGCGATCCGCCTGAAGCAGCTCGCCGCCCTCAACGAGAAGGAAATTTCCGTCGTGGTGCTCGAAAAGGGCTCGGAGCCGGGCGCACACATTCTGTCGGGCGCGATCATGGACCCGAAGGCGCTCAACGAGCTGCTGCCCAACTGGCGCGAACTCGGCGCGCCGCTGAACCAGCCGGTGACCGACGACGCCATGGTGTTCCTCGGTGAAAAGTCCGGCCTGCGCACCCCGAACATGTTCCTGCCGGCGTGCTTCCAGAACCACGGCAACTACATCATCAGCCTCGGCACCTTCACCAAGTGGCTGGCCCAACAAGCCGAGAACCTCGGCGTCGAAATCTTCCCGGGCTTCCCGGCCGCCGAAGTGCTCTACAACGAAGACGGGTCGGTACGCGGTGTCGCGACCGGCAACCTGGGCGTCGGCAAGGACGGCGAGCCGACCGAGAATTTCCAGCTCGGCATGGAACTGCTCGGCAAGTACACGGTGTTCGCCGAAGGCGCGCGCGGCCACCTCGGCCGCCAGCTCATCTCGAAGTTCAAGCTGGACGAAGGCAAGGACCCGCAGACCTACGGCCTCGGCGTGAAGGAAGTGTGGGAGATCGATCCCCAACGCCATCAGCCCGGCTTCGTGCTGCACACCGCCGGCTGGCCCATGAAGAGCGACACCTACGGCGGCGCCTTCCTTTATCACATGGAAGACAACAAGGTCACGCTCGGCTTCATCACCGGGCTCGACTACAGCAACCCGTACCTGAGCCCGTTCGAGGAAATGCAGCGCTGGAAGCTGCACCCGAACATCCGCTGGTACCTCGAAGGCGACGAGGCGCACGGCATCAAGCCGGCCAAGCGCATCGGCTACGGCGCACGCGCGATCACGGCGGGCGGGCTGATGTCGCTTCCCAAGACAGTGTTCCCGGGTGGCGCGCTGGTCGGCTGTGAGGCGGGTTATCTCAACGTCAGCCGCATCAAGGGCAGCCATGCCGCGATCAAGACCGGCATGCTGGCAGCCGACGCAGCCTTCGAAGCCATCGGCGCAGGCCGTCAGCACGATGAACTGAGCGCCTATCCGGCGGCGTTCGAAAAGAGCTGGTTGTACACCGAGCTCAAGAAGGCGCGCAACTTCAAGGCGTGGTTCAAGAAGGGCCTGACTGTCGCGACGCTCATGAACGGCATCGAGCAGTGGCTGCTCAAGGGCAACATCCCCTGGACGCTGCATCGCAACAAGCCGGACCATCTTTACCTGAAGCCGGCTTCTGAATGCAAACCGATCGTCTATCCCAAGCCCGACGGCAAGCTCACTTTCGACCGGCTCTCCAGCGTGTTCATCAGCAACACGAACCATGAAGAGCAGCAACCGGCGCACCTGACGCTAAAAGATCCGTCGGTGCCGGTCGACATCAACCTCGCGAAGTTCGCCGGACCCGAGAGTCGCTACTGCCCGGCCGGCGTGTACGAATTCGTCGAAGCCGCCGAGGGCAAGCAGCGCCTGCAGATCAATGCGCAGAACTGCGTGCATTGCAAGACCTGCGACATCAAGGACCCGACCCAGAACATCGTGTGGGTCACGCCCGAAGGCGGCGGCGGGCCGAACTACGTGGGCATGTGA
- a CDS encoding SDR family oxidoreductase yields MNATTIEGQTAWITGGGSGIGLAGAIELARAGCRVVISGRDAGKLDAALADATARGAPAGSLTAMALDVSDRVAVERVAQAIEAAHGGVDILVNSAGVNFPKRFWKETDAATFEKVMAINLNGATFCTLAVLKGMQARRRGTVINVASFAGWHFSYLTGPAYIASKAGLMALTHSFNIEECVNGLRATALCPGEVATPILKQRPVEPSAEDKALMLQEDDLGRTIRFIADMPPHVCINELVITPVFNRIYIGGSELKR; encoded by the coding sequence ATGAACGCCACGACCATTGAAGGACAAACCGCCTGGATCACCGGCGGTGGCAGCGGCATCGGGCTCGCCGGCGCAATCGAGCTCGCGCGCGCGGGTTGCCGCGTCGTGATCTCGGGCCGCGATGCGGGCAAGCTCGACGCTGCGCTGGCCGACGCCACCGCACGCGGCGCGCCGGCCGGCAGCCTCACCGCGATGGCGCTGGACGTGTCGGACCGCGTCGCCGTCGAACGCGTGGCGCAGGCCATCGAAGCTGCGCACGGCGGCGTCGACATCCTCGTCAACAGCGCGGGCGTGAACTTCCCCAAGCGCTTCTGGAAAGAAACCGACGCCGCCACCTTCGAGAAGGTGATGGCCATCAACCTGAACGGCGCCACCTTCTGCACGCTCGCGGTGCTCAAGGGCATGCAGGCGCGGCGCCGCGGCACCGTCATCAACGTGGCGTCGTTCGCGGGCTGGCATTTCAGCTACCTCACCGGCCCGGCGTACATCGCGAGCAAGGCAGGGCTGATGGCGCTCACGCATTCGTTCAACATCGAGGAATGCGTGAACGGCCTGCGTGCGACGGCGCTCTGCCCGGGCGAAGTGGCGACGCCGATCCTGAAGCAGCGTCCGGTCGAACCGAGTGCCGAGGACAAGGCGTTGATGCTGCAGGAAGACGATCTCGGCCGCACCATTCGCTTCATCGCCGACATGCCGCCTCACGTGTGCATCAACGAGCTCGTCATCACACCGGTGTTCAATCGCATCTACATCGGGGGCAGCGAACTCAAGCGCTGA
- a CDS encoding LysR family transcriptional regulator has protein sequence MQDRWRHGGDNEGLHGASAIHDQVLWNWKRAIFQTYRHPEKPIICMMNMQEPDGDGGLETLDLNLLRVLDALLQTRSVTRAGERLGLSQPATSRQVARLRQSLGDPLLVRTAKGYVPTPRAEALAPLARTALDAVRAVFERTGFDPASSTRALRIATTDYGLLAVAGPASLQIGKAAPALRLVFEPWTDGTLAEMEQGHIDLALYADDPLPPDFHARELFKERYAALLRADHPLTQQRPLPTGRKLIEQLASYPHIAASYPAGRQYLPDDVLERMGARSHRIAMQVPYFTSAAALIGDSDRVMLLPRRAAMYLSSSGALAVMALPATAPTFSYRQIWHARVHRDPGVAWLRKSLIESTRRRAP, from the coding sequence TTGCAAGACCGCTGGCGACATGGCGGCGATAACGAGGGGCTTCATGGCGCTTCTGCGATTCATGATCAGGTGTTGTGGAACTGGAAGCGCGCAATTTTCCAAACATATCGCCATCCGGAAAAGCCCATAATTTGCATGATGAACATGCAAGAACCGGATGGCGATGGAGGCTTGGAAACGCTGGATCTCAACCTGTTGCGCGTGCTCGATGCGCTACTGCAAACCCGCAGCGTCACGCGGGCCGGCGAACGCCTGGGCCTGAGCCAGCCCGCGACCAGTCGACAGGTTGCGCGCCTTCGCCAGTCGCTTGGGGACCCTTTGCTGGTGCGAACCGCAAAGGGGTACGTTCCAACGCCGCGCGCCGAGGCACTGGCGCCGCTTGCGCGCACGGCGCTCGATGCCGTTCGTGCGGTGTTTGAACGCACCGGGTTTGACCCGGCGTCGAGCACACGAGCCCTTCGCATCGCGACCACAGACTACGGGCTGCTCGCAGTGGCTGGCCCCGCGTCGCTACAAATCGGAAAGGCAGCGCCCGCGCTTCGACTTGTTTTTGAGCCTTGGACCGACGGAACACTTGCCGAAATGGAACAAGGGCACATCGACCTTGCGCTGTATGCAGACGATCCGCTCCCCCCGGACTTCCACGCGCGCGAACTGTTCAAGGAGCGCTACGCCGCGTTGCTGCGCGCAGATCACCCCTTGACCCAACAGCGCCCACTCCCCACCGGGCGCAAGTTGATTGAGCAATTGGCAAGCTACCCGCACATTGCCGCAAGCTACCCAGCCGGGCGGCAATACCTGCCCGACGACGTGCTCGAACGCATGGGCGCGCGCAGTCACCGCATCGCCATGCAAGTGCCTTACTTCACCAGCGCCGCCGCGCTGATTGGCGACTCCGACCGGGTCATGCTGCTTCCGCGTCGCGCGGCGATGTATTTGTCGTCAAGCGGTGCGCTTGCCGTCATGGCGCTCCCTGCGACTGCGCCCACCTTCTCCTACCGTCAAATCTGGCATGCGCGTGTTCATCGAGACCCGGGTGTGGCCTGGCTTCGGAAATCGCTGATCGAGTCCACGCGGCGACGCGCGCCGTGA
- the gcvH gene encoding glycine cleavage system protein GcvH codes for MTVKYTKDHEWVQSTGSDAATVGITVHAQDALGDVVFVDLPEIGKTFAQGEVAGVVESVKAAADVFMPVSGEITEVNEALRADPSLANSDPLAAGWFFKVKLSEPAQVDALMDAPTYDKFAEDN; via the coding sequence ATGACCGTCAAATACACCAAGGACCACGAGTGGGTCCAGTCCACCGGCAGCGATGCCGCCACCGTCGGCATCACCGTGCACGCGCAGGATGCGCTGGGCGACGTGGTGTTCGTCGACCTGCCCGAAATCGGCAAGACCTTCGCGCAGGGCGAAGTGGCCGGCGTCGTCGAATCGGTCAAGGCCGCGGCCGATGTCTTCATGCCCGTGTCGGGCGAGATCACCGAAGTGAACGAGGCGCTGCGCGCCGACCCGTCGCTCGCCAACAGCGATCCGCTGGCGGCCGGCTGGTTCTTCAAGGTCAAGCTGAGCGAACCGGCCCAAGTCGATGCGCTCATGGACGCACCCACCTACGACAAGTTCGCCGAAGACAACTGA
- a CDS encoding TRAP transporter small permease, protein MKEKFLGIERWTTGFSMVSACAMLVIASALGVFQIVTRFILEQPAEWSEILIRLSLIWMVFLGIPMAFRQGAMVSVDVLHRWSPPRIKRVLDAVVSIAALTLMLVILWYGWDYAMRGRVQSMAGLESISMVWAYLALPVGAVFSLIAIAANFLDPKRLELETAQ, encoded by the coding sequence GTGAAAGAAAAATTCCTTGGCATCGAGCGCTGGACCACCGGCTTCTCGATGGTTTCAGCATGCGCGATGCTCGTCATCGCCTCGGCCCTCGGCGTGTTCCAGATCGTCACGCGCTTCATCCTTGAGCAACCCGCCGAGTGGAGCGAAATCCTGATCAGGTTGAGCCTGATCTGGATGGTGTTTCTCGGCATCCCGATGGCCTTCCGCCAGGGCGCCATGGTCAGCGTCGACGTGCTCCACCGCTGGAGTCCGCCGCGCATCAAGCGGGTTCTCGACGCGGTGGTCAGCATCGCCGCACTCACCTTGATGCTCGTGATCCTCTGGTACGGATGGGACTACGCGATGCGTGGCCGGGTCCAGTCCATGGCCGGGCTCGAGAGCATCTCGATGGTCTGGGCCTACCTGGCCCTGCCGGTGGGCGCTGTGTTCAGCCTCATCGCCATCGCCGCCAATTTTCTCGACCCCAAGCGGCTCGAACTGGAGACCGCGCAATGA
- the gcvT gene encoding glycine cleavage system aminomethyltransferase GcvT, whose translation MAAPSDTLLTTPLHDLHVELGARMVPFAGYSMPVQYPAGLIAEHRHTRTAAGLFDISHMGQLRLIGPEAAAALETLMPVDVIGLAPGKQRYGLLLNDDGGILDDLMFFNEGHDSLFVIVNGACKVDDIAHLRDKIGARCDVQTLPDHALLALQGPQAAATLARLSPGIDRFVFMTGAAVQIGGIPACVTRSGYTGEDGFEISVAGDQADTLARLLLAQPEVKPVGLGARNSLRLEAGLCLYGNDIDTTTTPVEASLNWAMHKVRRAGGAREGGFPGAAKVLAQLTASTGAAGHSDHHTLKRKRVGLVALERIPVRDGTLLESFEGGLAVGQVTSGLLGPTADRPIAMAYVALAYAEPGTRLQAIVRGKPVPMEVTTLPFVPTRYYRG comes from the coding sequence ATGGCTGCTCCCTCTGACACCTTGCTCACAACCCCGCTGCACGACCTGCACGTCGAACTCGGCGCGCGGATGGTGCCTTTCGCGGGCTACTCGATGCCGGTGCAGTACCCGGCCGGCCTGATAGCCGAGCACCGGCACACACGCACCGCGGCGGGCCTTTTCGACATTTCGCACATGGGCCAGTTGCGCCTCATCGGCCCCGAAGCCGCAGCCGCCCTCGAGACGCTGATGCCGGTCGACGTGATCGGCCTTGCGCCCGGCAAGCAGCGCTACGGCCTCTTGCTCAACGACGACGGCGGCATCCTCGACGACCTGATGTTCTTCAACGAAGGGCACGACTCGCTCTTCGTGATCGTCAACGGTGCCTGCAAGGTCGACGACATCGCGCACCTGCGCGACAAGATCGGCGCGCGCTGCGACGTGCAGACCTTGCCGGACCACGCGCTGCTCGCGCTGCAGGGCCCGCAGGCCGCAGCGACGCTGGCGCGCCTGTCGCCCGGCATCGACCGCTTCGTCTTCATGACGGGCGCTGCCGTGCAGATCGGCGGGATTCCGGCTTGCGTCACCCGCAGCGGCTACACCGGCGAAGACGGGTTCGAGATCTCCGTTGCCGGTGACCAGGCCGACACACTGGCCCGCCTGCTGCTTGCGCAGCCGGAAGTCAAACCCGTCGGCCTTGGTGCGCGCAACTCGCTGCGGCTCGAAGCGGGCCTCTGCCTCTACGGCAACGACATCGACACCACCACCACGCCGGTCGAGGCCTCGCTCAACTGGGCGATGCACAAGGTGCGGCGCGCCGGCGGTGCGCGCGAAGGCGGCTTTCCCGGTGCGGCCAAGGTGCTCGCGCAGCTCACCGCATCGACCGGCGCGGCCGGCCATTCGGACCATCACACGCTGAAACGCAAACGCGTGGGGCTGGTCGCGCTCGAACGCATTCCGGTGCGCGACGGCACGCTGCTCGAATCCTTCGAGGGCGGCCTGGCCGTGGGCCAGGTGACCAGCGGGCTGCTCGGCCCCACGGCGGATCGGCCGATCGCCATGGCCTATGTCGCGCTGGCCTATGCCGAGCCCGGCACCCGGCTGCAGGCCATCGTCCGCGGCAAGCCCGTGCCGATGGAAGTGACCACCCTTCCCTTCGTCCCGACGCGCTACTACCGCGGCTGA
- a CDS encoding TRAP transporter large permease gives MTPTMIVTMVLCFALSVSVAVSIGLASIVGLQVSNANMLISAKEMFNSINKFPLAAIPFFILAGNLMETGGISRRLVEFAKSIVGGVQGGLPMTCVLTCMIFAAVSGSSVATTFAIGAILIPALVKHGYPTSYAAALQATSAELGVIIPPSIPLILYGVSAEVSIGELFIAGFGPGLLISGALMLFVWAYCKWKGWGKTDGEGRLPFGKALWQAGWALLMPVIILGGIYGGVFTPTEASAVAVFYALIVGVVIYREIRLADLYLILRKSVLSSAVIMFIIANAGLFAFLLTRAGVPEAIGVWLQDVLKTPAYFLLGVNAALFFIGMFIETSAAIIVLAPILAPVAMHFGIDPVHFGLVMVVNLALGMITPPFGVNLFAACTVARISLDRIVKHLIPFVLVILACLMVITYVPWISLALRDLVYAK, from the coding sequence ATGACGCCGACGATGATCGTCACGATGGTGTTGTGCTTCGCACTGTCGGTTTCCGTGGCCGTCTCGATCGGGCTCGCCTCCATCGTCGGCCTGCAGGTGTCGAACGCCAACATGCTCATTTCCGCCAAGGAGATGTTCAATTCGATCAACAAGTTTCCGCTGGCGGCCATCCCCTTCTTCATCCTGGCCGGCAACCTGATGGAAACCGGCGGCATCTCGCGTCGGCTGGTCGAATTCGCCAAGAGCATCGTGGGCGGCGTTCAGGGCGGCTTGCCGATGACCTGCGTGCTGACCTGCATGATCTTCGCGGCCGTGTCGGGCTCTTCGGTGGCCACCACGTTCGCGATCGGTGCCATCCTGATCCCTGCGCTGGTCAAGCACGGCTACCCGACCAGCTATGCGGCGGCACTGCAGGCGACCAGCGCGGAACTCGGCGTGATCATCCCGCCGTCGATTCCGCTGATCCTGTACGGCGTCAGTGCCGAAGTGTCGATCGGCGAACTGTTCATTGCCGGTTTCGGACCCGGCCTCCTGATCAGTGGCGCGCTCATGCTGTTCGTGTGGGCGTACTGCAAGTGGAAGGGCTGGGGCAAAACCGACGGCGAAGGGCGGCTGCCCTTCGGCAAGGCGCTCTGGCAGGCTGGCTGGGCACTGCTGATGCCGGTGATCATCCTGGGCGGCATCTACGGCGGCGTGTTCACGCCGACCGAAGCGTCGGCGGTGGCGGTGTTCTATGCGCTCATCGTCGGCGTGGTGATCTACCGCGAGATCAGGCTGGCCGATCTGTACCTGATCCTGCGCAAGTCGGTGCTGTCGTCGGCCGTGATCATGTTCATCATCGCCAATGCGGGCCTGTTCGCATTCCTGCTCACGCGGGCGGGCGTGCCGGAGGCGATCGGCGTGTGGCTGCAGGACGTGCTCAAGACGCCCGCCTACTTCCTGCTCGGCGTGAACGCGGCGCTGTTCTTCATCGGCATGTTCATCGAGACCAGCGCAGCCATCATCGTGCTGGCGCCGATCCTCGCGCCGGTGGCGATGCATTTCGGCATCGACCCGGTGCATTTCGGCCTGGTCATGGTGGTGAACCTCGCGCTCGGCATGATCACGCCGCCCTTCGGCGTGAACCTGTTCGCGGCGTGCACGGTGGCGCGCATCTCGCTCGACCGCATCGTCAAGCACCTGATCCCGTTCGTGCTCGTCATCCTGGCCTGCCTGATGGTGATCACCTACGTGCCGTGGATTTCGCTGGCACTGCGCGATTTGGTGTACGCCAAGTAG
- a CDS encoding NmrA family NAD(P)-binding protein, with amino-acid sequence MIQKNVYAVVGASGQTGSVVARTLLAGGHAVRVVLRQESTVESWRDLGADIALADVGDVAAITEAFQGCAGAYLLNPPAYQDADLFARAHHAHAAMVAAVRSAKVHRIVALSSVGGQHAQGTGNIQTTYDFEQQLKALDGEFDVAVLRAANFMENWMWFVAPVKAHGVLPSLFQPASMAFPSVSVLDIGRTAASLLTDGVPGRRVVELHGPADSSPVDAAQVLAALLGRPVEVSEPARDTWADSFVANGFSARSSQAFCEMFDGFNSGHIAFEGTHETRRGTVGLSDALAASLPSLASSGNTDKRH; translated from the coding sequence ATGATCCAAAAAAATGTGTACGCCGTGGTTGGCGCATCCGGCCAAACCGGCTCGGTTGTTGCGCGGACTTTGTTGGCGGGCGGGCACGCTGTGCGTGTCGTGCTTCGGCAAGAAAGCACCGTCGAGAGTTGGCGCGACCTAGGTGCCGACATCGCCTTGGCAGACGTCGGTGACGTGGCGGCCATCACCGAGGCCTTTCAAGGCTGCGCCGGCGCCTATTTACTGAACCCGCCTGCCTACCAGGACGCCGATCTTTTCGCGCGCGCCCACCATGCGCATGCAGCCATGGTTGCCGCCGTGCGGTCCGCGAAGGTGCACCGCATCGTTGCGCTCTCATCGGTGGGCGGCCAGCATGCTCAGGGCACAGGCAACATCCAGACCACCTACGACTTTGAGCAGCAATTGAAAGCACTCGACGGCGAGTTTGATGTGGCCGTGTTGCGGGCCGCGAACTTCATGGAGAACTGGATGTGGTTTGTTGCGCCAGTGAAGGCGCACGGGGTGCTGCCCTCCCTGTTCCAGCCGGCTTCCATGGCGTTTCCGAGCGTCAGCGTTTTGGACATCGGCCGCACGGCTGCATCCTTGTTGACCGACGGTGTGCCGGGTCGCCGCGTTGTCGAGCTGCATGGTCCTGCCGACAGCTCGCCGGTCGATGCCGCCCAAGTGCTGGCAGCGCTTCTGGGCCGTCCGGTGGAAGTCAGCGAGCCAGCGCGCGACACTTGGGCAGACAGCTTTGTCGCCAACGGGTTTTCTGCGCGGTCGAGCCAGGCGTTTTGCGAGATGTTTGACGGCTTCAACTCCGGCCACATCGCCTTCGAGGGCACGCATGAAACGCGACGCGGCACGGTGGGTCTGAGCGATGCGCTGGCGGCAAGCCTGCCGAGCCTGGCCAGTTCGGGCAATACGGACAAGCGCCATTGA
- a CDS encoding alpha/beta hydrolase, whose product MKPLVIAAMSPAVLQARAEESGAASTPAHLQNASAGPFATQPWGEHSRIDAGSYAVERVRYPSQGVELVGNAFVPPIAGRKPAVVVIGPVAYVKEQAPLQYAARLARERYVALVFDPRFRGESGGAPRNFESRRAKVEDLRASIDYLAARPMSTRNASTCWAFAKAPTGPSKRPHWTRVCGRSALWRAITSCPKRRRCTWGLKRKLPIA is encoded by the coding sequence ATGAAGCCCCTCGTTATCGCCGCCATGTCGCCAGCGGTCTTGCAAGCCCGTGCCGAAGAGTCGGGCGCCGCCAGCACGCCCGCGCATTTGCAGAACGCCAGCGCGGGCCCGTTCGCGACGCAGCCGTGGGGCGAGCATTCACGCATCGACGCGGGCAGCTACGCGGTGGAGCGGGTGCGCTACCCAAGTCAGGGCGTAGAGCTGGTGGGCAATGCCTTCGTGCCGCCTATCGCCGGGCGCAAGCCAGCCGTCGTTGTCATCGGGCCGGTGGCCTATGTCAAGGAGCAAGCGCCGCTTCAGTACGCAGCGCGTCTGGCGCGTGAGCGTTATGTCGCACTCGTCTTCGATCCACGCTTTCGCGGCGAGAGCGGCGGTGCCCCGAGAAACTTCGAATCCCGTCGGGCGAAGGTCGAGGATCTGCGAGCGAGCATCGACTATCTGGCGGCCCGCCCGATGTCGACCCGGAACGCATCTACGTGCTGGGCATTTGCCAAGGCGCCAACTGGGCCATCGAAGCGACCACACTGGACACGCGTGTGCGGGCGCTCGGCGTTGTGGCGGGCCATTACCTCGTGCCCGAAACGGCGGCGCTGTACCTGGGGTCTCAAGAGGAAATTGCCGATCGCTTGA